From Leifsonia sp. fls2-241-R2A-40a, one genomic window encodes:
- a CDS encoding MFS transporter, translating to MSSYSSLLKTPGVARIIAAQLTARFPFGMLSLAFLLHIERVHDSYGAAGLVLGAMSIGQAIAGPMTSRLMGVLGMRAVLWTTLILCSAAVAAIGLFVMPIPLTMGVAFFAGLCMPPIQPAVRTIYPKMVNSRQLTPLFSLDASAQEIIWIAGPVAITFVSTQIGTVEGILMSVAIMLAGGCWFILSPEVGRVRIPRSKRRFGTVLTRPPVLLATVVGFLLIGSCSAVEAGVVATFGEGSPLAGIVLAIWSLGSLVGGLAFGHIPIGPWATARRMFIVFVGVAISTFMLWSWWGLSLTLLISGVGIAPALAVLFAIVSASVKFSDTAEAYGWVGTGQLIGAALGSALAGFLIDGVGAVGAFWVAGAFALVGFVVPALAHRIHPDLRGRDASPIPDTEPVPVQPS from the coding sequence GTGAGCAGCTATTCGAGCCTTCTGAAGACGCCGGGCGTCGCCCGCATCATCGCGGCTCAGCTCACGGCGCGCTTCCCGTTCGGGATGCTGTCGCTCGCGTTCCTGCTCCACATCGAGCGCGTCCACGACTCCTACGGAGCCGCCGGACTCGTGCTCGGGGCGATGAGCATCGGCCAGGCGATCGCCGGCCCCATGACGAGCCGACTCATGGGCGTGCTCGGGATGCGCGCGGTGCTGTGGACGACGCTCATCCTGTGCTCGGCGGCGGTCGCGGCGATCGGACTGTTCGTCATGCCCATCCCGCTCACCATGGGCGTCGCGTTCTTCGCCGGACTCTGCATGCCGCCCATCCAGCCCGCTGTGCGAACGATCTACCCGAAGATGGTGAACTCGCGGCAGCTGACCCCGCTGTTCTCGCTCGACGCTTCGGCGCAGGAGATCATCTGGATCGCCGGTCCGGTCGCGATCACCTTCGTCTCGACGCAGATCGGCACGGTCGAGGGCATCCTCATGTCGGTCGCGATCATGCTCGCGGGCGGCTGCTGGTTCATCCTGTCGCCCGAGGTCGGGCGGGTGCGCATCCCGCGCAGCAAGCGGCGGTTCGGGACCGTGCTGACGCGTCCCCCCGTGCTGCTCGCGACAGTCGTCGGCTTCCTGCTCATCGGCTCGTGCTCGGCAGTCGAGGCGGGCGTGGTCGCGACCTTCGGGGAAGGATCGCCGCTCGCGGGGATCGTGCTCGCCATCTGGTCGCTCGGTTCGCTGGTCGGCGGCCTCGCATTCGGCCACATCCCGATCGGGCCGTGGGCGACCGCGCGCCGAATGTTCATCGTGTTCGTAGGCGTCGCCATCTCGACCTTCATGCTGTGGTCGTGGTGGGGCCTCTCGCTCACCCTCCTGATCTCGGGAGTCGGCATCGCCCCGGCGCTCGCGGTGCTGTTCGCGATCGTCTCGGCGAGCGTGAAGTTCTCGGACACCGCCGAGGCCTACGGCTGGGTCGGCACCGGGCAGCTGATCGGAGCCGCCCTCGGCTCCGCCCTCGCGGGGTTCCTGATCGACGGCGTCGGCGCCGTCGGCGCCTTCTGGGTCGCCGGGGCCTTCGCCCTCGTCGGCTTCGTCGTGCCCGCCCTCGCGCACCGCATCCACCCCGACCTCCGCGGTCGCGACGCCTCCCCCATCCCGGACACCGAGCCCGTCCCCGTCCAGCCCTCCTGA
- a CDS encoding ribonucleoside-diphosphate reductase subunit alpha codes for MGITVVKRNGEREPYDANKINLAIENAAQGLDENITWVTQIASELELTLFDGITTQQLDEAVIQVALQNVKDDPAFDTVAARLLLKTIYKRVLGDYSSHDELVELHTSHFRGYIERGVAETLLDGRFTTAFDLDRLAGYLDPSRDELLKYIGVVTLNNRYGIKARNGDSLEVPQYFWMRIAMGLSLNEADPTSHAIAFYDKMSKLEYLAAGSTLVNAGTAYPQLSNCFVMEMQDDIEHIAKSVRDVMWLTKGTGGIGLAVTKLRAQGSPIRSNNTTSTGPIPFMHTIDSVLRAVSRGGKKFGALCFYMENWHMDFPEFLDLRQNSGDPYRRTRTANTAVWISDEFMKRVQNDEDWYLFDPLEVGDLNELYGKAFSERYAHYVAEAEAGNLRMFKKISARAQFKDILMSLQTTSHPWLTWKDTINNRALNNNTGTIHLSNLCTEITLPQDRDNVSVCNLASINLSRHLIDGKMDWERIEASARQAVRQLDNLIDITVSSVDEADFSNQQNRAIGLGVMGFTDIVERLGISYESEEAYALIDEIMEHVSYAAIDESADLAQERGAYPNFEGSRWSKGLVPYDSIALTEADRGVPINVDRTIRLDWDRLREKVKGGMRNATLMAIAPTASIGLVAGTTPGFDPQFSQIFSRATSSGKFLEVNRNLVETLQERGIWQDVREAILRSQGDIQNIAEIPDEVKATFKTSFQLSPYSFIEVAARAQKWIDQAISRNMYLETRDLGDMMDIYYAAWEKGVKTTYYLHMKPRHQAEQSTVKVNKAEEISGGRKGFASVGAGAPSAAPAITETAPAPAPARRGFGFGGLTSGGENK; via the coding sequence GTGGGTATCACAGTCGTGAAGCGCAACGGCGAGCGGGAGCCGTACGACGCCAACAAGATCAACCTGGCCATCGAGAATGCGGCCCAGGGTCTGGACGAGAACATCACGTGGGTGACGCAGATCGCGAGCGAGCTCGAGCTCACGCTGTTCGACGGCATCACGACGCAGCAGCTCGACGAGGCGGTCATCCAGGTCGCCCTCCAGAACGTCAAGGACGACCCGGCGTTCGACACCGTCGCCGCGCGCCTCCTCCTCAAGACGATCTACAAGCGCGTGCTCGGCGACTACTCCAGCCACGACGAGCTGGTCGAGCTGCACACCTCCCACTTCCGCGGCTACATCGAGCGCGGCGTCGCCGAGACGCTCCTCGACGGCCGCTTCACCACCGCCTTCGACCTCGACCGCCTCGCCGGCTACCTCGACCCGTCGCGCGACGAGCTGCTCAAGTACATCGGCGTCGTCACCCTCAACAACCGCTACGGCATCAAGGCCCGCAACGGCGACTCGCTCGAGGTGCCGCAGTACTTCTGGATGCGCATCGCGATGGGCCTCTCCCTCAACGAGGCCGACCCCACCAGCCACGCGATCGCCTTCTACGACAAGATGTCGAAGCTCGAGTACCTGGCGGCCGGCTCCACGCTGGTCAACGCCGGCACCGCATACCCGCAGCTGTCCAACTGCTTCGTCATGGAGATGCAGGACGACATCGAGCACATCGCGAAGAGCGTGCGCGACGTCATGTGGCTGACCAAGGGCACCGGCGGCATCGGCCTCGCCGTCACCAAGCTGCGCGCCCAGGGCTCGCCCATCCGCTCGAACAACACCACCTCGACCGGTCCGATCCCGTTCATGCACACGATCGACTCGGTGCTGCGCGCGGTCAGCCGCGGCGGCAAGAAGTTCGGCGCCCTCTGCTTCTACATGGAGAACTGGCACATGGACTTCCCGGAGTTCCTGGACCTGCGCCAGAACTCGGGTGACCCGTACCGCCGCACCCGCACGGCGAACACCGCCGTCTGGATCAGCGACGAGTTCATGAAGCGCGTCCAGAACGACGAGGACTGGTACCTCTTCGACCCGCTGGAGGTCGGCGACCTCAACGAGCTGTACGGCAAGGCGTTCTCCGAGCGCTACGCGCACTACGTCGCCGAGGCCGAGGCCGGCAACCTGCGGATGTTCAAGAAGATCAGCGCCCGCGCGCAGTTCAAGGACATCCTGATGAGCCTCCAGACCACCAGCCACCCGTGGCTGACCTGGAAGGACACCATCAACAACCGTGCCCTCAACAACAACACGGGCACCATCCACCTCTCGAACCTGTGCACCGAGATCACGCTGCCGCAGGACCGCGACAACGTCTCGGTCTGCAACCTGGCGTCGATCAACCTGTCGCGTCACCTGATCGACGGGAAGATGGACTGGGAGCGCATCGAGGCGAGCGCCCGTCAGGCGGTCCGCCAGCTCGACAACCTGATCGACATCACGGTGTCGAGCGTCGACGAGGCCGACTTCTCGAACCAGCAGAACCGCGCGATCGGCCTCGGTGTGATGGGCTTCACCGATATCGTCGAGCGCCTCGGCATCAGCTACGAGAGCGAGGAGGCGTACGCCCTGATCGACGAGATCATGGAGCACGTCTCGTACGCGGCGATCGACGAGAGCGCCGACCTGGCGCAGGAGCGCGGCGCATACCCGAACTTCGAGGGGTCGCGCTGGTCGAAGGGTCTCGTGCCCTACGACTCGATCGCCCTCACCGAGGCCGACCGCGGCGTCCCGATCAACGTGGACCGCACCATCCGCCTCGACTGGGACCGCCTCCGCGAGAAGGTCAAGGGCGGGATGCGCAACGCGACGCTCATGGCCATCGCGCCTACCGCGTCCATCGGCCTCGTCGCCGGCACCACCCCGGGCTTCGACCCGCAGTTCTCGCAGATCTTCAGCCGGGCGACCTCGTCGGGCAAGTTCCTCGAGGTCAACCGCAACCTGGTCGAGACCCTGCAGGAGCGCGGCATCTGGCAGGACGTCCGCGAGGCCATCCTGCGGTCGCAGGGCGACATCCAGAACATCGCGGAGATCCCGGACGAGGTGAAGGCCACGTTCAAGACGAGCTTCCAGCTCTCGCCGTACTCCTTCATCGAGGTCGCGGCCCGCGCCCAGAAGTGGATCGACCAGGCGATCAGCCGCAACATGTACCTCGAGACGCGCGACCTCGGCGACATGATGGACATCTACTACGCCGCATGGGAGAAGGGCGTCAAGACGACCTACTACCTCCACATGAAGCCGCGTCACCAGGCCGAGCAGTCCACCGTCAAGGTGAACAAGGCGGAGGAGATCTCGGGCGGCCGCAAGGGCTTCGCGTCGGTCGGCGCCGGCGCTCCCTCCGCGGCCCCGGCCATCACGGAGACCGCCCCGGCTCCGGCACCCGCTCGTCGCGGCTTCGGCTTCGGCGGACTCACGTCGGGTGGTGAGAACAAGTGA
- a CDS encoding ribonucleotide-diphosphate reductase subunit beta codes for MGILGTGIEEGLLLKPVKYQWAMDLYDQAVANTWFPNEIQLGEDIADFKRMTDEERHAVTFLMSYFNPNELLVNKALAFGVYPYINAAEAHLYLAKQMWEEANHCMSFEYVLETFPIDREQAYNSHVDVPSMAKKEEFEVAFIKRMTEQTLDITTTEGKQDFIRNLVAYNVILEGIWFYSGFMVALSFRQRNLLRNFGSLIDWVVRDESLHLKFGINLILTVLEENPDLQTPEFANEIRQMILDAVEMEEQYNRDLLPGGILGLNANYINQYVKYLADRRLEELGFEAEYKVSNPAKWMATANDTLELVNFFEATNTSYESNAKASTGR; via the coding sequence ATGGGGATTCTGGGAACAGGAATCGAAGAGGGCCTGCTGCTCAAGCCCGTGAAGTACCAGTGGGCGATGGACCTCTACGACCAGGCCGTCGCGAACACCTGGTTCCCGAACGAGATCCAGCTCGGCGAGGACATCGCCGACTTCAAGCGGATGACCGACGAGGAGCGTCACGCGGTCACCTTCCTGATGAGCTACTTCAACCCGAACGAGCTGCTGGTCAACAAGGCCCTCGCGTTCGGCGTCTACCCGTACATCAACGCGGCCGAGGCGCACCTCTACCTCGCCAAGCAGATGTGGGAGGAGGCCAACCACTGCATGTCGTTCGAGTACGTCCTCGAGACGTTCCCGATCGACCGCGAGCAGGCCTACAACTCCCACGTCGACGTGCCGTCGATGGCGAAGAAGGAGGAGTTCGAGGTCGCGTTCATCAAGCGGATGACCGAGCAGACGCTCGACATCACCACGACCGAGGGCAAGCAGGACTTCATCCGCAACCTGGTGGCGTACAACGTCATCCTCGAGGGGATCTGGTTCTACTCCGGCTTCATGGTGGCGCTCTCGTTCCGTCAGCGGAACCTGCTGCGTAACTTCGGTTCGCTGATCGACTGGGTGGTGCGCGACGAGTCGCTGCACCTCAAGTTCGGCATCAACCTCATCCTCACGGTGCTCGAGGAGAACCCCGACCTGCAGACGCCGGAGTTCGCCAACGAGATCCGCCAGATGATCCTCGACGCCGTCGAGATGGAGGAGCAGTACAACCGCGACCTCCTGCCCGGCGGCATCCTGGGCCTGAACGCGAACTACATCAACCAGTACGTGAAGTACCTGGCCGACCGCCGCCTGGAGGAGCTGGGCTTCGAGGCCGAGTACAAGGTCTCGAACCCCGCCAAGTGGATGGCCACCGCGAACGACACGCTGGAGCTGGTGAACTTCTTCGAGGCCACCAACACCTCGTACGAGTCGAACGCCAAGGCCTCGACCGGACGCTGA